ATATATATATTCCTTAAATCTGATCAATTTCATATATTGCAGATAATACATTCAATTTTGGGGGAGAAACTCGGAGGAAATACAAGTACAAGCCCCTTTGTGCACTTCATAGGTGGTGGTTTATCTGGCATAACAGCTGCTACTGCCACATATCCGTTGGATCTAGTGAGAACCCGACTTGCCGCACAGGTAATGGACTTCAGTGAATTGAAAATTCTTGGAGATTATTTTCAAGCCTTTGGTTATTTGCATTAATGAATTGTATAAGTTAATAGCTATTTATTGTTTGATTGAATTTGGTCTGATTTATCATTACTTTCTATTTGTGGCCAAGAGTTGAGaatattttattatgtttctttGCAGAGAAGTGCCATTTACTACAATGGCATCTCCCATGCCTTTAATACAATATGCAGGGAAGAAGGCTTCTTGGGTCTTTACAAGGGACTTGGAGCAACATTATTGGTAGGCCTATGATGCATCTTTAATTCTTAATGAGTTATTTTGCATTTTGTGTTGATTctgttattatattttaattttatagctGACATAACTAATTATTTTGTGTGATACAGGGTGTTGGGCCGAGTATAGCGATAAGTTTTTCTGTTTATGAAGGCTTACGTTCATTTTGGAAGTTGCAAAGGTGAATAGCCTTGTGTTGAAGCTTATATTGTCATGCTTGTAGGATATACTTTTATGAATATTATTTTCTCATTTCCTTATGAATTAGGCCTGATGATTCAACAATCATGATCAGTCTTGCTTGTGGCAGTCTTTCAGGCATTGCATCATCAACAGGTGGGTTCTTGATGATAATGCTATCTTTAATTGGTTCATCTAATTTCTCAAGTTTGTTTAGATAAAAGATTTTGTATCCTCTTCTGCTAAAGGCCTGCACTGTATGTCGAACAAATTTTGTAATTGATAATGTGCTTCATTAGATGTTTTGCTCTATACCACTAATGCTTGTGATTGGTGCAAAAATCTAGTGCCTACTACCTAAGGGGAAAACTTCTAATGGGAAGTGCATTATGCATTGGTGACTATAAAATGACTTATTTATTTAAATGCTCTAATAACTAATTTTCATTCATAACATGTATATATTTGTCAGTTTATTTGTCAGTTTTTCTGAATATTATTTTCCCGAGGGAGAAATTTTGGTTAGATAGTAATGTTCATATCTGACGTAACCTTGTGAGTTTGATTGGCTCTTATAACGTGCAGCAACATTTCCTTTGGATCTAGTAAGGCGCCGGATGCAGTTAGAGGGGCTTGGGGGTCGAGCTCGCATCTATAATACCAGTCTGTTGGGAACATTTGGACACATAATTCAGAATGAAGGGGTACGAGGTTTGTATAGAGGCATTTTGCCTGAGTACTACAAGGTTGTTCCTGGCGTGGGCATTGTCTTTATGACTTATGAGACATTAAAGATCCTTATATCAAGCATTCAGAGTTATTAAACTATTTTCCATCATATGCTGACCACCTCCATTTAATCCTTTTAGGAAATTTTGTCATGGTGAGTTTTGTTGGCTTTGCCATGGAATCATATTCATCTGTGAATACGTAGGTATAGTCGATAATGAGTGATGTCAATTGTACCTAATTCGGAATTTAGGTTGCAGTGCTTTTGTAGTAGTTTATGATCAAAGCAATGATGAAGTGTAAAACTTTGATTTATATCAGTGTTAACAAATTATTAGTGCAATCTTTCATCTGAACAATCTTTTAAAGGATTACTTCAGAAGCAAAGGTGAGAAACTTTTCTATGTTTAGATGTAATTCTTAAAAtaccttttttccttttttcatttaaaatcaaaattagaatTTAGTTGTTTGGATGTGATAACTGAAATAGCATATACATTCCTTATAGATGAGTTGTCTTGCTTAGTAGATGGAGTTCTATTTATTTGTTGGCTTTGAGAACATGGTATAGTATTTTGTCACTATATGCAATACGAGGGGTAATTGATCTTCATGTTTGGTTGAATACATTTGCTAAAATTTACATTCAATGCCCTGATTGATCTAATTAATAGTgaggttttaatttaaattatgtaaGACATATATCAATGGTGTGGCTGACTTATACTTTTgagtttgttttaatttataccAGACTTTTAAAATGTAGTATCTGTCATGTAATATTGTTATATTTTAGAGTTATTTATCTTGTCTTAAACATAAAGGTCTCACATTATATTGTAACATATTCTTTCTTGTCTTTTTAGTTACACTTTTTTTTAAGACAGGATGATTACTACCTCAAGTGATAATGATGATAGCTCTGCAATGGTTGAAGGTAATAATAAACTTGATCTTACATGGACTTTTGTTGCTGCATTAGTGGCTAGTTATCAAGTTGTTTGGCTGAAGCAGTGGTATTATGTTACGAGTTGAGCGAGGGAAATAGGAATAGGTTTTAAGCAATTACAATATACAATACATGTTTTTCAACAATTGGTTTGATATGATAGGTCATAGTTcaaacatgatacatgataggTCATAGACTAAGTACAAACATGATACATGTCAAGGGACAATggtgtcgtttgattcatgtagctgaCCTCACCTACTGGGAATAAAGCTTTGTAGTTGTTAATGGGTCGTAGTTCAACAAATAAAGATGATGACTAATGGTTTCAACATTTTGATGATACCATTCATAGGTAATTCCATCGAGTTTTAACAATTATATATACACAAATTAGGAAACTACATAATTAAGCATATTGATTCAATTTATTTTGGTGCGCTTAAGATATTTCTAAAAGCTACATTGTGGAAATAGATAGCATTTATATTGCTATTTGTGTCTCGCTAGATAAGTAGATATACTTTGAAAGAACTATAAAAGCACAAATGCCATGGTCATTTGTGAATGTGCTTTATAGAAGCATTGTGCAATTGGGAAGGTTTTGTGCATggattttctttcatttttttgtttatgGAGACTCTTTTTAAGCCTCATAATTCCTTTATCATCCTATAGATCTGTGCAATGCAACAAAATACTCGAGGCTAGAGTATTGTGTTATGGGTAAATATTATTAGAGTAAATGCTCAAAATGGTCCTTGAATTTCAAATTGTTATTCAATTTAGTCCTCGACTTTTTAAAATGACCAATTAAATCCCTAAAATTCGAAAAAGTGCATCTCCGTAAGTCCCTTGCAGAAGTGCCGTCTAAACGTTGTTGATGTGGCATTCCAGCTGTATGCTGATGTGTACCAAAGttgaatttgattcaaattgATACCTGAAATTGCTTAATAATATCCAAATTAGTCCATTTTCAATTATAAAACTTTAATCTCCAAATTATTGTCTTCTCTTCTTCGATCTCTCTGctgtcttcttttcttcttcgtcCTCTCCACTTTCTTCCAGTTCATCTTGTTTTC
The sequence above is drawn from the Arachis hypogaea cultivar Tifrunner chromosome 4, arahy.Tifrunner.gnm2.J5K5, whole genome shotgun sequence genome and encodes:
- the LOC112796895 gene encoding uncharacterized protein, giving the protein MQAQARMTVEGAQRVVNDGGHGGRKVLQHQQQSQQPPQMGTVSQLLAGGIAGAFGKTCTAPLSRLTILFQVQGMQFDVAAAALSKPSIWCEASRIVNEEGFRAFWKGNLVTVAHRLPYTAVNFYAYERYKSIIHSILGEKLGGNTSTSPFVHFIGGGLSGITAATATYPLDLVRTRLAAQRSAIYYNGISHAFNTICREEGFLGLYKGLGATLLGVGPSIAISFSVYEGLRSFWKLQRPDDSTIMISLACGSLSGIASSTATFPLDLVRRRMQLEGLGGRARIYNTSLLGTFGHIIQNEGVRGLYRGILPEYYKVVPGVGIVFMTYETLKILISSIQSY